CGCCCATCCGCTGCTCCGGATACACCACCACGTAGAAGGGGAGACCGGGGAAACACCGCCGCAACGCGCCCGCGGACTCCTCGATCATCGCTGCCACCAACCGGAAGTTCTCTGGCCGGTCGACAGGCGGATAGTCAATGCGAAGATACTGAACCGACGGCAAGCGCAGGAACGCGCGATAGCAGGCCTGCGTGACGGGCCGTCCCGTTTCGAAGGCGCCATGATGCACGAGTCGTCCGTCTTCCAGCGTCAGGCAAGGCAGGTCGCCGCCCCAAGTCGTGCTGACCCATGCGGTGCCGATTGCCCGGTCGATATGATGGTCAATGAAGACGTATACGGCGATCCCCTCTCGTTGGGCTACATCCCGCGCAAAGTCCTCTTTGGCCGCCAGCAGGCACATTTGCTGTGGCCCGTAGGCCTTGAACGCGAAGTTGTACGGCAGGTACGCGGGCGCCGCGCGCGCAAAATGGGCCGGCAGCGTCTCGCCATCGTTGACGCCTTCACCAAACGCAAAGGAACAGCCGAAGAAAAGCGCAAACCTGTCCCGCAGCGCGGCGTTGTCGACGGGCGTACAGCGCCGGCCCAGCGCGTCGATGGTGTAGTCGCACTCCTGCGCTTCGCCCGCCGTGCCAGCCAGCCGCATATGCACGCGCGCGTTTGGCCGCGCGCGAAACCCCAGATGCGGGTCGGTCTCGATCAAGCCCTCCCCCTCCCACGCCGCCACTCCTGGTTTTTCACCGGCAATGCGGATGCGCAGCAGCACGTAAAAGACGGATTCCAGAGCGAGCCACGGAATCACGACGGCGACGCTGCAGAACACGAGGGAGAACCAACGGGGATGACACCGCGCAAACGCGGTCACACGTCGAATCGCGCGCCGCATCGCTACTGCCGTTGCAGGACGGAGCCGCACGCGGCTGGGTCGGGCCAGGCCGACTCGGGAAACGCGCGCCCTTCCGTGTATTCGCGCACGTCGACAAAAACGGCCTCCTTCTCGCTCGATTCGTATCCCGCCATGAGCACCGCCATCGTGTCCCACGCGAGCATCGGCCCCGACTGTGGCTGCCGCAGCGGGTGCAACGCGCATTCCACCGCATCGTCCATTTCGTTCACGTAACCATGCGCGTGAAATTGCCTCGGACGCGGGAACGAGGTGCCCTGCGGCGTTGGCAGCTTCTCGCGCATCAGCAGGTTGCCCGCGACCGCGCCGTCCGGAAGGAACAACTGATGCTCGTCATTCGGATTGATCCGCATATCATACTGTCCAAAGTCGGTGATCACGGAAAACTCGTTCCTGATGCCGCTGATGCTCAGGTCATATCCAAGCAGTTCGGCCACGGTACCGTCCTGAAACACCACGGTCAGCCGGCCAAAATCGTCGACGTGCTGCATCACGCGGAAGTGCCGTCCCGCCGGTTTGGGCTGATGCTTCAGCACCTGAAGCGCGACTGCCGAAACCCTGGCGGGCCGAATCGGCTTGCCGTTGCGCAGAATGCCCTCGATTTGCTTCAAGTACAGCGCGGGCCCCAGCGGATGGCAGGCCTTGTTGAACAGCGAGCCGCCGCCGGACTTCGCCGGAGTGTCGTATGCAGGCGCATGAGACCCCTGATGTGCGCAGACGCCCCACTGGTAGAGAACCGTCCCCTTCTTGCGTTTCATCGCCTCGCGCAGCAGTTCCGCCACCGCCTTCACGCCATCCACGTAAACCAGGTTCTCCGCGTACAACAGTCTCGCCTGAGATGCCCCTGCCACGTCCAATACGCGGCTGAGCGCCTCCATGGTCTCGCGCTTGCGCGCCGCGGCGTCCGCCTCGCGCCCTTCGGCGTACCCATGCCAGATGATGGGCGGCTTCTCGAGCACAATCACCTTCACGGCCGCCTGCGCCGCCTCCATCACGTACTGACCATGCACGTAGTTCGCGCACGCGATGTTGTCGATGTCCGGCCGGATGCTGTTCAGCATCGTCTCATGGGACAAATAAGCCTTCGCCACGCCGTGCTTTTCCGCGAATTTGCGCGCGTTCCCCAGATGCCCTGAGTTTACGCCCGCCAGCACGATGTCCACTCCGTTCTTGTGCGGGATCATACCGTAGGCCTGCGCGGTGAAATCTCCGGCGAAGCCTGTCCCGCTGATCGTCACCTTGAGTTCTTGCACAGCCGCCTCCGCGTTCGTTCTTTCCTCGCTTCCATGCGGATGCCGCGCGGGCAAACCCGCCGCCGCATCGCGCATTCTTCCGGCATAGTCATGATTTCCACACGGGCCCGTCCTATTCGACCTGCAACGGCTCGATATCTATTTCGTTGTCCGCGGGACCGTCCAGTTCCAGCTTGATAATAGTGTCTATGGCATTCCATTCGGCTGGCGGCAGCGCAATGCGCAGCCGTTCGCCGCTCAGTTCCCAAGTGATGTTGCCGCCGGTAAGCGCCGCGGCCGTCACGACCCCGGCTTTCAAGCGCGGCAGGCTCAGGGTGCCTCCATCCCGGCGAAAAACGTGCAGGTACACGTTCCGGCCCTTGTAAGTGGCGCCGCCCCAAGCCCCGTTGCGGTACGGGCCGCCGCGCGTACCGTAGATGCTCTCGCCGTACTCGCCGAGCCATGCGCCGATCTGCCGCAACACCGCGGCCTGCTCCGGCAAAATCTCGCCCGTGGGCATGGGCCCGGCATTCAGCAGCAGGTTGCCATCGCCACAAACGCAACTGACCAGCATCCGGATGCATTCCTCAAGCGAGCGCGTGCGCCCGTCGGGCCGATAGGACCAGCCGCCGCCGTCCTTGCACTCGGTCATGGTAATGCAAGATTCCCAGGGCCGCTCGCGCTGGAACGTGCCGACCTTCTGTTCCGGCGTGTCAAAATCCCCCCGCGTCAGGGCGGCAGTCCCGGGCGAAGGCGCGTCTTCCGTGGGACGGATAAACCGCGCCGCACGATCGTTGACCACGATACCCGGCTGCAGCAGGTAGAGCATGTCGAAAAGGCTCTGAAAATCGTAATCGCGCCAGTTCCCGGCCACGTGATCGAACCACAGTATGTCGACACGTCCATAATCGGTAATGAGTTCGCGGACCTGTTCACGGTAGAAGGCGTCATATTTCCGGTTATCGCCCGCGAGATAGTCCGGGTGCGTCCAGTCCCGGGTCGAGTAGTACCAGCCCAGCATCAGCCCGTGCGCATGCGCCGCGTCCGCAATCTCTTTGCAGATATCGCGCGCGAACGGCGTCGCCCGGATGCTGTACTCGGGGCGCAATCGGGTCGGCCACATGGAGAACCCGTCGTGGTGCTTGGCAACGAACACGACGTACTTCATGCCGGCGTCCTTGGCAAGCTGCATCCAGGCGTCCGCATCGAATGCTGCCGGATTAAAACGCCGGTAGAGAGCGTCGTAGGTCTCGGCCGGCACGGACTCGAGACCGGGATGGTCATGGGGATGCCCAATGCGCGACCAGCTGATCTCCGTGCCGTTCACGCTCGCCGGGCCCCAGTGAATGAACATGCCAAACCGGGCCTCGCGCCACAGCGCAAGACGCGCGTCGCGCTGTGCCGGCGTCTCCTGGCAAGGCAACAGCGGGGCTGCGTCTGACGCATGCACGGGCTGTGCCATCAGAAATGCCAGCACCGGTATTGCGGCGAATACAGCCGGCGTCGCGGTCATTGTGTGTCTCCGGATGTTCCGCAATGTTAACCGGAACACAGTCTGGCAGAGCGGTTCGGCGCCGCGCAAACACTCCTCATGCGTTTGTGTTCGCCGTAGCGCGCTCACGCTCCCACTGCCGCGCGAACGCTTGCCCGACGGGCCCCGCGCGTTTGAGGCATCCGTCGCCGAGTCAGACCCGCGCGCAGGTTGAACAACATCCGAACCGTTTTCATAATGCGCCTTGCCCCTTCAACCAGCGGAGTCCCGTAATGCGAACCATCTGCCCTTGCCTCGCGATGCTGCTTGTCCCGGCTTCCGCGTCGTTGGCGCAACTGCCCGGCATGGTGGACGTGCCGGCAGGCGCCTTCACGATGGGTAACGACGCGTCCCCGCTCTGGGACCAGCGTCCCGCCCGCCACGTTGTCCTGTCGCAACCGTTCCGCATCTCGACAACCGAAGTGACGCTGGAACAATACCGCCGGTTCCGCCCGGAATGGACACTGGCGAGCCCGGACGGCTTCGTGCGGGGCGTGAGCTGGCATGACGCCACGTCGTATTGCGGCTGGCTCACAAAGACCGAGGGCCGTTCCTTCCGCCTGCCCACGGAGGCGGAATGGGAATACGTGCGCCGTTCCGCGGAAGCGTGGGGCGTTCAGAACATGGCCAACGAGGTCCGTGAATGGTGCGCGGACTGGTACGGGGACTATCCCCCGGGCGAAGCCGTGGACCCCGTTGGCCCCGATTGCGGTCTTGCCCGGGTCGTGCGCGGCGGCGTGCTCGACCAGCTTGACGGCCGGTTCGAATGCCTGGCCCGCAGCGAATATGAACAGCCCGCTTGCCGCGCCGGCATGCCGCCCGGCTTCGGTTTGCTTCCATGCGCGGACCAGGCGCAATTCCCCGACGGCATGGGCGTGCCCGGCGCGCACCAGATCGGCTTCCGCGTTGTGGAGGCGGCGCCGCCCGCGACCGCTCCAACGGCATGCACGCCCCCGTTCGTGTGCCTGGGCATCAAGGCGGTTTCCTCTTCGGCACAAACCGGGCCCGACAGCGCAAGGCCCTATTTCCGAAAGCGACGCCTGTTGCCGAGTCCGCCCGAAACAGAAACGGACCGGGATTTGATGGCGGAGCATCAGCGGCGGATAGACGCCGCGGGCCTCGACCCCTCCTTTCGCGGGCATAACCACTCTCCCGCCCTGGAAGTCTGCGACAACGGCGACCTGCTCCTCGTCATCTTTACATCCTATACCGAGTATGAACCCGAGATGTCGCTGATAGCCGCGCGATTGCGTTTTGGCGCGGACGCGTGGGACATGCCGTCGCGTCTCATCGATTGCCCCGGCGCGTGCGACAACACCCCCCTGCTCTGGAACGATGCGGGGCGGCTGCACTTGTTCTGGGCGTGGAGCCGGGCGCAAGGCGCCTTTCCATTCCAGTGGATTACGTCTGAGGATAACGGCGCAAGCTGGAGCGAGACCCGGTTCCCCGCGTTCACCGGGGTAATTGGGCCGCATGACCGCCAACCGATCAACCGGGCCTTCCGCACGGCGGACGGGACGGTCTGCCTGCCCAGCGACGGTGTTGGAGGCACGTCGGTGCTCTGGACCAGCCGGAACAACATGCACACGTGGCAAGACAACGGCGGACGCAGCGCGGGCCGTCACACCGTCTATTGCGAGTTGTCGGATGGGCGGCTGCTCGCTCTCGGCGGAAAGAATACGGACATAGCGGGTTACATGCCGAAGGCGATCTCCAGCGACGGCGGCGCGAACTGGCAGGTGACCGCCTCGCCGTTCCCCGCGCTTGCGGCAAACCAGCGCCCAAGCCTGCTGCGGCTACGGAGCGGACGCCTGTTCTTTGCTTCCGACTTTCAGAAACGGGAAGGCGCACAACCTGCGGGCTTCAGCAAGACAGGCAGCTTTGTCGCGTTATCGGATGACGAGGGCGAGACGTGGCGTCTCAGGAAGTTGCCGGGCGCGCAGGAACACGAAAACGGCCCGGGGTTCTTCAACAACCTGCCAGGCGCAACGACCCTTGGTTACTCCGTCGCGCGGCAGGCCCAGAACGGCGTCATCCATCTAATCACCACCATGAATGTTCCATGCCCCCATTTTGAGATGAACGAGGCCTGGATTCTCGCGGATGAACCGGACGAAGTCCCTGAAGACCGCTTGCTTGAAAACACGGCTCATGCCGTACACGACGTGCGTACACACTTGGAGCGGTACCCAGACGGCACACCCAGGCTTGTCTGGAACGCAGGTGTCGGAGACGACGGGCGCTGCCTCCTCCACGGCGTCGAGACGTGGTTCTATCCCGGCGGCTCGAAGCAGTACGAGACTTCTTATGCACTCGGCCGCAAGACGGGCGCCGAGACGCTGTGGCGGCGCGACGGGTCCAAAGCCTGGGAATGGCTGCATGAACCGAATGGCGTTTCCCACTGGACGCAGTGGTGGGAAAAGGGCGTCAAGAAAGCGGAGTCCACTTGGCGGGATGAGCGCGCAACCGGTATCGCGCGCGCCTGGGATTGCGCCGGTTCGCTCGTCGCCGAGTTCGACTTCACCCCGCCTGAATGACGCGAAAACAGACGCAACACAGCGGCCGATTTCAAGGATGCCGTCAGGCCCGCACCCGAGCGCGCGCAAATCCGGCCGGCGCCGCGACGATACGCGGGCTTTTCGCTAGAGCCACTGCCTGCCCCGGATGAATACCGCTTGAAGCCTCGGGCGCACCCGTCCGCCCGCCCGCGTCAGGTCGAACGCGATCACGTGCGCGCGCCCCCCCTTCTTCAATGCACCCAGCCGGTAACGCAGACCCAGCAAACGCGCGGGGATGGACGTCGCGCACCGCAGCGCACCGCCCAATGACAGGTCCGTTGCGGCCGCCGCATGAACGACGCCCTCCAGCAGCGGCGTCGCGCTGCCCGCCAGCAGTTCCGTGCCGGCCAGGCAGACCTTGCCATCCGTGCGGAGTTCCACTTCCGACCCGAAAGAAACGTACTTTCCCGCTCTCAGCCCCGTAAGGTAGACGCAATCAGAGATGAGCACGATGTTGTCCCCACCCTTCGCGCGCACGAACGTTTTCAACACCTCGTCAGGCAGGTGATGTCCGTCCGCAATCAAGGACGCGGCCAGCCGGTCGTCCGCCAATTGCGGCCAGAGCGGGTTCACATGCCGCGGCATGTGCGGCGCACTCCCGTTGCCCAAGTGCGTACACATGGTGGCCCCGGCTGCGACCGCCGCGTCGATCTGCTCCCGCGAAGCATGATGATGCCCCAGCGAGACCACGACGCCCCGCCGCACCAGCGCCCGGATAAACGGAACCGCGCCCGGCAGTTCCGGCGCGAGGGTTGCGTAAACGACTTTTGAGTCCGCCGCACGGTACAGCCGGTCGAATTCCTTCACGTCCGGAATTCTTACGTGCGCACGCGGATGCGCTCCGCGGGGGCCATCGACGGGTGAAATGAATGGGCCTTCGAGGTGAATGCCCGGCATGGCCCGCGCCACCTCGGGCTCGCGCATCGCCGCGACTATCGCCCGGCAGCAGTGTTCCATCACGTCGAGGTCCCCCGTCACCAGCGTCGGGACCCAGTGCGCCACGCCGTGGTTCGCCAGGAGCCGTGTCATCGCGGCGACATGTTCCGGCTGCAGGCCGGGCGACTGCAAATCGAGGCCGCCCAGGCCGTTCACCTGAATGTCGAACAGCGGCGGCGCGAGAATCGCATCCTCATGCCCGATGTCCGCGTGGCCGCGTCCCGCTCGCCGCACGGCGGCGATGCAGCCGTCACGCAACCTGCAATCGAGCACGGGCCCTTCGCCAAGGTAACGGCCTCGCAGCACTAACGTTTCCTTCTTCAACGATCCCTCCCATCTTGATTTGGCGGGGAACGCCCCGCCTTCAGAAAAGGTCTCCACGGTTCCTGCGCGCCAGAATCTTCCGCACACGCGCGTCCGGGTCAAACCGGAGCAAGCGACGCGCGTTCCACCGCGTAACCACCCACGCCAGCGTCGACAACGCCGCGCCTGCCGCCGGATGCACCAGACCCAGCATTGCCAACGGCGTCATCGCCCCATGGTACGCCGTCAGCCACGCGGCATTCTCCACCGTCCGCAAGAGAGACTCCCGCGCGAGCACGACCGCACGCACCACGGCAATGAGTTGTTCGTGCGATATCGCGGCCGAGACTTCGGGAGGGGCGGCCTCCGGACAGGCACACAACGCGATTCCCGCGTCCGCGTATCGCCAAACCGTTGCGTCCTCCTCGGACGCGCTGACGAGCACCATTTTACCGATGGTCTCGCTCCGCAGCTGGGCAAGCGCATGAGACCGGTCAGCGGGCAACACATCCGCTACGACGTCATCCACGCCCGCCTGTTCCGCGGTGACGCTCGCCCACAGCTTGTCCTCCCCTGCAAGAAGCGCAGTTCGTATGCCCAGGGCGCGCAGCATCTTCGTGACCCGAACGGAATCGCGGCGCAACGGGTCGTGCAGGGCGATAACGCCCAGGCACCGGCCGTCTACGGCCACCAGACGTACCAGCAGGCCTGCCGTCTGAAATCGGGCCACGGTATCCTCGAACGCCCCAAAATCCACCTCCTGCTCCCGCAGCAGGCGCGGCCGGCCCGCAAGCACCGTCCTTTCCCCCACCTGCGCCTGAACGCCGAGACCTGGAAGGATGCTGACCTTCACCGTTCCCGTGACGTCTATGTTCTCCCGCCGGCACGCCGCCCGGACCGCGTCCGCGAACATATCGCCGCCGCCCGAAGTTGCGGCGCCGGCATACGCCAGCACGTCCCGGACCGGCGAAACACCCATCGTCTCGACCGCGCGTACGCGGGCACATCCTTCGGTCAGGGCGCCCGGCGCCGCGAAAACAACCATCGTCGCTTCGCCGAGACTGCGTACCGCCTCGCCGTCACGGTAACGCACGCGCCGCGCGGCGCC
Above is a window of Candidatus Hydrogenedentota bacterium DNA encoding:
- a CDS encoding Gfo/Idh/MocA family oxidoreductase, translating into MQELKVTISGTGFAGDFTAQAYGMIPHKNGVDIVLAGVNSGHLGNARKFAEKHGVAKAYLSHETMLNSIRPDIDNIACANYVHGQYVMEAAQAAVKVIVLEKPPIIWHGYAEGREADAAARKRETMEALSRVLDVAGASQARLLYAENLVYVDGVKAVAELLREAMKRKKGTVLYQWGVCAHQGSHAPAYDTPAKSGGGSLFNKACHPLGPALYLKQIEGILRNGKPIRPARVSAVALQVLKHQPKPAGRHFRVMQHVDDFGRLTVVFQDGTVAELLGYDLSISGIRNEFSVITDFGQYDMRINPNDEHQLFLPDGAVAGNLLMREKLPTPQGTSFPRPRQFHAHGYVNEMDDAVECALHPLRQPQSGPMLAWDTMAVLMAGYESSEKEAVFVDVREYTEGRAFPESAWPDPAACGSVLQRQ
- a CDS encoding alpha-L-fucosidase — translated: MTATPAVFAAIPVLAFLMAQPVHASDAAPLLPCQETPAQRDARLALWREARFGMFIHWGPASVNGTEISWSRIGHPHDHPGLESVPAETYDALYRRFNPAAFDADAWMQLAKDAGMKYVVFVAKHHDGFSMWPTRLRPEYSIRATPFARDICKEIADAAHAHGLMLGWYYSTRDWTHPDYLAGDNRKYDAFYREQVRELITDYGRVDILWFDHVAGNWRDYDFQSLFDMLYLLQPGIVVNDRAARFIRPTEDAPSPGTAALTRGDFDTPEQKVGTFQRERPWESCITMTECKDGGGWSYRPDGRTRSLEECIRMLVSCVCGDGNLLLNAGPMPTGEILPEQAAVLRQIGAWLGEYGESIYGTRGGPYRNGAWGGATYKGRNVYLHVFRRDGGTLSLPRLKAGVVTAAALTGGNITWELSGERLRIALPPAEWNAIDTIIKLELDGPADNEIDIEPLQVE
- a CDS encoding SUMF1/EgtB/PvdO family nonheme iron enzyme gives rise to the protein MRTICPCLAMLLVPASASLAQLPGMVDVPAGAFTMGNDASPLWDQRPARHVVLSQPFRISTTEVTLEQYRRFRPEWTLASPDGFVRGVSWHDATSYCGWLTKTEGRSFRLPTEAEWEYVRRSAEAWGVQNMANEVREWCADWYGDYPPGEAVDPVGPDCGLARVVRGGVLDQLDGRFECLARSEYEQPACRAGMPPGFGLLPCADQAQFPDGMGVPGAHQIGFRVVEAAPPATAPTACTPPFVCLGIKAVSSSAQTGPDSARPYFRKRRLLPSPPETETDRDLMAEHQRRIDAAGLDPSFRGHNHSPALEVCDNGDLLLVIFTSYTEYEPEMSLIAARLRFGADAWDMPSRLIDCPGACDNTPLLWNDAGRLHLFWAWSRAQGAFPFQWITSEDNGASWSETRFPAFTGVIGPHDRQPINRAFRTADGTVCLPSDGVGGTSVLWTSRNNMHTWQDNGGRSAGRHTVYCELSDGRLLALGGKNTDIAGYMPKAISSDGGANWQVTASPFPALAANQRPSLLRLRSGRLFFASDFQKREGAQPAGFSKTGSFVALSDDEGETWRLRKLPGAQEHENGPGFFNNLPGATTLGYSVARQAQNGVIHLITTMNVPCPHFEMNEAWILADEPDEVPEDRLLENTAHAVHDVRTHLERYPDGTPRLVWNAGVGDDGRCLLHGVETWFYPGGSKQYETSYALGRKTGAETLWRRDGSKAWEWLHEPNGVSHWTQWWEKGVKKAESTWRDERATGIARAWDCAGSLVAEFDFTPPE
- a CDS encoding amidohydrolase family protein, giving the protein MKKETLVLRGRYLGEGPVLDCRLRDGCIAAVRRAGRGHADIGHEDAILAPPLFDIQVNGLGGLDLQSPGLQPEHVAAMTRLLANHGVAHWVPTLVTGDLDVMEHCCRAIVAAMREPEVARAMPGIHLEGPFISPVDGPRGAHPRAHVRIPDVKEFDRLYRAADSKVVYATLAPELPGAVPFIRALVRRGVVVSLGHHHASREQIDAAVAAGATMCTHLGNGSAPHMPRHVNPLWPQLADDRLAASLIADGHHLPDEVLKTFVRAKGGDNIVLISDCVYLTGLRAGKYVSFGSEVELRTDGKVCLAGTELLAGSATPLLEGVVHAAAATDLSLGGALRCATSIPARLLGLRYRLGALKKGGRAHVIAFDLTRAGGRVRPRLQAVFIRGRQWL
- a CDS encoding cation-translocating P-type ATPase → MGTRQRSGCRGAIRLARSLGFAWGMAAFFVMMPLWTAQMPPVVRTGVWATAQLLMLLGLGIALGGPALADLRRRRFTETTLVAGPVLLILVGALVGGLGMSGASLMIAVVITAAIHLTQQRMYQPFERLVVPERPAYEGVPENEPEAPPETDAAEETADRKKSALSPVEKAVRALGWTGLILVALTLALWLALPSYRVFCGEWARRLGRLAPADMSPVLYQGLLSAFAVLAVMSPFALRTASPLVTEAALEAGAARRVRYRDGEAVRSLGEATMVVFAAPGALTEGCARVRAVETMGVSPVRDVLAYAGAATSGGGDMFADAVRAACRRENIDVTGTVKVSILPGLGVQAQVGERTVLAGRPRLLREQEVDFGAFEDTVARFQTAGLLVRLVAVDGRCLGVIALHDPLRRDSVRVTKMLRALGIRTALLAGEDKLWASVTAEQAGVDDVVADVLPADRSHALAQLRSETIGKMVLVSASEEDATVWRYADAGIALCACPEAAPPEVSAAISHEQLIAVVRAVVLARESLLRTVENAAWLTAYHGAMTPLAMLGLVHPAAGAALSTLAWVVTRWNARRLLRFDPDARVRKILARRNRGDLF